The following is a genomic window from candidate division WOR-3 bacterium.
TTAAATAGGGTTTACCAAAAGCACCAGCGCCACAAGAAAGATATTCACCTTTCATATGGACGCCATCAAAAGTATCAGGAGCACTTCCTAAAACTACTCCATCAATATCTTTCAATTTGGCGCCACAAGAATCTAATGCTGCCTTTGCTGCATAATATGCCAATTCTTTACCTGTTTCTTTTGCCCTTCTTACAAATTTTGTCATTCCCGCACCAACGATTGCAACCCTTCTTCCCATAATTTTTCCTCCTTTTATTCTCTACTTAAAACTAATACACAACTATTTTCTGTTGGAATGCCTCGCCAAGATTGAACTACAGCCTTCCTTGGTAAATCATTATTTATTTTTACCTGAAAACCACCTGCTTCACCCCGTAATTGTAAAACTGCCATTATCAATCTCATTAAACCAGTTCCTTCGTATATATAACCCATACCTAAACTACCACCTGATGGATTTATTATTGTCTCATTAAGATTCAAAGCGATGGCGTGCTGTATTTCTTTATATGAATAAGTATCATCAATCTCACAGAAATCAATCTCTTTATCAGGATTAGTAATACCCGCCATTTCATATGCCCTTTTACCTGCTTCTTCGGTTGCTCTTGGATAATCCCAAGACCTAACTTCTAAATTTGGTGAACCTTGGATAAAAGAAAATCCATCAATATAAATCGGTTTCTTTTTCAAATCTTTTGCCACTTCTTCACTTGCCAAAACAACAACACAGGCACCATCGGCATAAGGACTCACTTCTAATTCGTTCAACGGATAAGAAATAGGAAAAGAGTTCAAAACGTCTTCAATCGTTAGATTGGCACCATAACAGGCATAAGGATTTTTTAAAGCATTTCTTTTATTTTTGACAACTACTTGGGCGCAGTCTTCTTTGGTAAATAAATGATGATATAGAAAAGAGTTATACTCCAAACCAGCGATAAATATGGAGTTAACATTTAATGGTCTAATATAGATTGGGTCTAAGGCACACATATGAACTCCATCGGGAGTTAAGATATTAGAAGATTTTGCGTGGGCTTCTACAACCGCAATTTTAAATTCACCAGTTAAAATTTGCAAAATCCCTGCGCAGACACCAAAAAGTCCATCAGAAGAAATCGTGTGAACCTGTTTTAAGGCACCACCAAGTTGGTCAGGCACATATTCATCAAAAATACTTGTTCCTTCAATATAGTCTTCTGAGCAACAGACAAAGGTATCAACATCCTTTCTGGGATTAATTCCACAATCATCATAGGCTTTACAGGCTGCCTCAAACATCATCTCTTTATAAGAGACATCCGGCGATAATGGTCTTAATGGTGTCATACCAACACCCACGATACAAACCCGCTTTCTCATTTTTCCTCCAATTTAAATTTTAATTATAATCCATTTATAAGATTTTTCAATTATTTATTTATTTATTTATTTATTTACATTACTGTTTTTAAATTCAATTTTCGAATTCTCTCAGATTTAAAGATATACATCTTTCAATTTTTAGAAATAATCTTTTTTAAAATTTTTAAAAAATATTTTTCTTTTCTCAAAACAAAGTAACAAGTTTAAAGAATTAAAAACTTATGCATGTGAATTGGATTTTATTAAACAAAAGATTAGTTAATAATGTTTTGCTTCAAATATAAAAAATTTTTAAATTGTTAAAAAGAGAGTTAAAGAATCTTAAAAGTCTTTATTATCCTTAGAGTTTCGTTGGTTATTCTTTTAAAACATAATTAACTTCATTAACTTATAGTATTAACATACCTTGTAATCTTCATTATCTTCTCTTTTCAATTGAATGACATTAAATAAAAAATAGTGAGGGAATTTTTAGTTTTATAATTAAACATATAATTAATAAAAACTTTTAGATTTTTATCAGTTAAAAGGAAGAAATTTTTTATTTAATTGTTTATGATTTAGTGATAATTTTTCTTTTTGAGAGTAATTGACTTTTATCTTTATATTTTATAAAATTATCTTAATGAAAAAATATATTTTCCTATTTATTTTCTTTGCTCTTTTTTCTCAGGAATATATTGGTGAGTTTGAAGAGTTAGGAACTTCCGCTTGTGGCGTTGGCTTTGGTCAGGCAATGGTTGGCTTGAAAAAAGACGGTTCTTCTTTTTATTATAACCCTTCGCTTACCTGTCTTCATAATAAAAAAGAGTTTTATTTCTATCATTCGGAAAATTATGGTGGAGAGTTTAGAAATGAATATTTCTCTTTTATCCTTCCGAAAGAAAAATATAGTTTAGGTTTTTCTTTATATGCCAATCTCATTCCTAATATTCCATATTGTTCTTTGCCAGACCAAAATTCACCACCAAATGAAAGCACCAATAAACCAATATTTGTAAAGAATGTTTTTGCTTATGACCTTATCCCCTATTTCAATTTTGCCTTTTTCTTAAAAGATTTCCTTATATTTGGTTTTAATATGAAAATTATCTACCGTAATATTTATACTTATTCAGGATTTGGTGGCGGTATTGATTTTGGCTTCTCTTTCATTCCTGAAAAAGATATATTATTAGGTCTCAGAGTTAGAAATATTACAAGTTCACCAATCATTTGGTCGGATAAGAAGATAGAAAAAATAAAACCAAATTTGGCAATTGGCATCAGTAAGAATTTTGGTGCCCTTACCCTTGCCTATGAAGGTGAGTTAAGTTTAAATAAACTTCCTGATAATAATAGTTTTGGATTGGAATATAAAATAAAAGAACTGATTGCTTTACGAGTTGGTTTCTATCACCATTGTTTTTCTTTTGGTTTTGGTATAAATTATCGTTCAATCTATTTAGATTATGGTTATGAAACAAAAAAATATCTGGAGAGTGATTTACCGGCTTCTACTTTAAAAGTAAGCGGAGGAGTGAAATTTTAAGTCCGGAATACGGAAGAAAATTTGTCCATCTTTTTGCACTTTTAATTCCAATTCTTTATTATTTTCTGCCTAGAAAATTAAGTATCTTTTTAATGTTTCTAACTGCTTTAACATTTGTCTTGATCGATTTTTTAAGGCTCCATATCAATCCGCTAAAAAGTATCTTCATAATTTTGTTTGGTTCATTATTAAGAAAAAAAGAATTTAGTTCTTTAACCGGTGGCAGTTATCTAATGCTTGCTTCTTTTGTTAATATGCTTATCTTTGAAGATAGGGGTATATTTATGGCATCAATTGCTTTTCTGGCGGTTGGTGACACGATGGCAGCCCTTGTTGGCTTAACCCACGGAAGAACAAAGATTTTTACATTAAGAAAAACATTAGAAGGAATGATCGCCTGTTTTTTATCTTGTGCCTTAATCAGTTATATTTTATCTATTTTACCCAATATAAATTTGCCTTTAAAGATTGGCTTGATTGGTGCCAGTATAGCAACAATTATTGAGATTATTCCCTTAGAAGTGAATGATAATGTCCTTATCCCTTTAGTTTCAGCAATTGGTATGCAGATTTTTAAAGCAATTTTAATTTAACTTGACTTTAAAAAGAAAATATTTATAATTTTTTCTTAAAAAGGAGGAAAGATGATAAGAAAGAAGACAATTTTAACCTTAATAATTAGTGCCTTTTTATTTAATCTTTTTGCTACCAATAATTTTTTAACTCCCCTTTATAATTGTTATCTTACCAAAGAATGGGAAAAGGGAATAAATTATTTAGATTCTTTATTATCTTTAGAGAAAAATCCGGAGAAGATAATTATTTTATTAATAGAAAAAGGTGATATCTATTTTGATAAGTTAAGAGATTATAAGAAAGCAGAAGAAATTTATCAGGAGATTATTAATAATTATAAAAAGTCAAAACTTTTACCAGAAGTCTATTATCGGGTAGGGCTTTTAAAAGAATTACAAGAAGATTATTTAAATGCGGCTCAGATTTATGAGAAAGTTGCGGTTGAATATCCAAAATCAAAATATGCCGAAGATGCCTTAGATGCCATTGAAAGGTGTTTTAAAAAGAACTATATGGAAAAGGTTGCTATTGTTGATGGCTGGCCTATTACTCAGATTGAATTTGACGAAAGAATTTCAAGAAATCCTACGGCTTATGAGAAATATGAAGATAAATTAAAACTTCTTTATGAAATGATTGATGAGAGATTATTATACTGCGAAGCAAAAAAGAAGAATCTATTTCCCTTAATAAAAGATAATTATGAAGAACATAGGAAGATGCTTCTTTTTCAACAATGGTATAACGATGAGATAGTTAACAAAGTAAAAGTTTCTAAAAAAGAAAAGAAGGATTATTATAAGAAAAACAAAGGAATTTATATAAAAGAAGAGCAAGTAAAAGCAAGAGAAATTTTGGTAAAAGATTTACAAACTGCCTTAGATTTAAGAGAAAAGTTCCTTAAAAATGAACTTATCTTTGATTCAGTTGCCAAAGATACGACCATTAATCTTTCTCCTCACAAACAAGGTGATTTAGGATATTTCCGCAAAGGAACTTATGATAAGACAATTGAAAAAGTTGCTTTTAAATTAAAAGTTGGCGAAATATCTAAACCAATAAAAACAAAAGATGGTTATATACTATTAAAATGTGAAGATAAAAAGCCAAAAGAAGTTAAGAAATTTAAAGATGTGGAAGGTGATATTGAACTGAGGATAAAAAATGAGAAGATTAATAAATACTACGAAGAGAAGATAAAAAGTTTAATGGCAAGTGCTTCACCGGTAATTGACACTCAAGCAATAAAAGAAAATAGAGAAGAGATTGCTAAATTTAATAATATCACGATTAAAAACTCTCAATTACAAGAAAGAATATCAAAATTACCGCCTTTTGTTCGTCCCCAATTTGAAACACCAGAAGGAAAGGCAAGGTTAGTAGAAAATATTATTCAAGAATATTTGATATTAAAAGAAGCTGAATCAGTTAAATGCTATCTCAGAAATGGTGTTTTTGGACCATTGCAAGAGCGACTGAAAAGTCTTCTAATTAATGAATTAAAAAAAGAGGAAATTTCTAATAAAGTGATAATAAAGGAAGAGGAATTGAAAAAAGATTATAAAACTAACTTAAAAGATTTCTTTGTTCCGGAACAGGTTAAGGCAAGAGAGATTGTTGTCCGTTCAAAAGAATTAGCCGATAAGGTAAGAATGAAACTATTAAAAGAAAAAATACCTTTTGATTCTTTGGTAAAAGAATATTCTGTTTCTCAGACAAAATATTTTGGCGGTGATTTGGGATACTTTTCCAAAGACGATAAACATAAACCAAAAGAAGTTATTTCTTTTGCTTTTCAAGCCAACAAAGGAGAAGTTAGCAAACCAATAAAACTGAATGATACCACCTTTGTAATCATAAAAAAGGAAGACCATAAAAAAGCCCATTATCGTCCCTTTGATGAAGTAAAAGATAAGATTGAAAGAAAATTAAGAAAAGAAAAAGAAGAGCAACTTTATAATGAATTCATTGCTGATTTAAGGAAAAAAGCAAACATTGAAATCTTATTAAAAGAAGAACAGGAAAAACAAGAAGAAGAAAAATAATATTTAAAGTCCTTCTATTTCAATCTCCCTTTCTTTCTCTCCGGTAATAAATATTTTTATATTAATCCTTTTTTTTGGTAAAAGTTCTTCAATCTTTTCTGCCCATTCAATTAAACTTATTCCATCTCCATAAATATAATCTAAAAGTCCAATGTTATTTATCTCTTTTATATTCTCTAAACGATAAAGGTCAATGTGATAAATAGGAAATTCTGTTTGATAGATAGCAACAATTATAAAACTGGGACTTTTTATTGGCTTTTTATAAGAGAGACCGGAGACAATTCCTTTTATCAAAGTTGTCTTACCACTTCCCAATTCACCATAAAAGGCTAAAATATCGCCTTTTTTTAACTTTTTTGCCAGTTTTTCTCCAAATTGAATTGTCTCTTCTTCAGAATAGGTTTTTATTTTCACTTACTAAATAACTTCAATTGCCATTGCTACTGCCTCACCACCGCCTAAACAGATTGCCGCTAAACCCTTTGTTTTCTTTATCTCTTTTAAGGCATATATTAAAGTTACAAGAATTCTTGTACCACTGGCACCAATTGGGTGTCCCAAAGCAACTCCACCGCCTTTTACGTTTACTTTATTCCAATCCCAATTCAACTCTTTACCATCAGCAAGTACTTGGGCAGCAAAGGCTTCATTTATCTCTATTAAATCAAAATAATCAATATTTACCTTCAAAATATCTAAAATTTTTCTAATTGCTTTTACTGGTGCATAGAATAACATCTTCGGCTCAAGACTACCAACAGCATAAGCAACAATTTTTGCCAAAGGTTTTAATTTATATTCCTTTACAATATCTTCCGAAGCAACAACAACTGCTGCCGCACCATCACTAATTTGGGAAGCATTACCAGCAGTAACTGTTCCATCAGGTTTAAAAGCCGGTCTTAATTGAGCAAGTTTCTCTAAAGAAGTATCTGGTCTTGGACCTTCATCTTCTTTTACAACAGTTGGCTCTCCTTTTTTCTGAGGAATAGTAATCGGAATTATCTCTTCATTAAATCTTCCCTCTTTTGTTGCCCTAACTGCCTTCATGTGACTTTCATAAGCAAACTTATCCTGCATCTCTCTTGTTATACTACTTCTTTCAGCAGTAAATTCAGCCAACATTCCCATATGGACATCTTCAAAAGCACACCAAATACCATCATAAATCATTCCGTCAACCAACTTCACTTCTCCCATTCTCACACCAGTTCTTAAACCATATAGATAATAAGGAACATTAGACATTGATTCTTGTCCACCAGCAATCATAACTTTCGCATCACCAGCCTTTATTGCTTGGCAAGCAAGAACAACAGAAATTAATCCTGAGCCACAAACTTTATTAACTGTAAGCGAAGGAATTTCTGGCGGTATCCCTGCTTTAATTTGTGCCTGTCTTGCTGGTGCCTGACCTAAACCAGCAGGACAGACATGACCCATTATCACACCATCAACCTTCTCTTTTGGTATTCCTGCTTGTTCCAATGCTCCTTTGATAGCAATTGCTCCCAATTCCGTAGCCTTAAAACTTGCTAAACTACTTAAAAATCTGCCAATTGGTGTTCTTTTTGCGCCAATAATATACATTATTCCTCCTTTTTCCAATTAGGTTCTCTCTTTTCTAAAAAGGCTTTTAAGCCTTCTTTTGCTTCTTTACTACTAAAATTCAAGGCAAATAACTTTATCTCCCACTCTTTTGCCTGGTCAATACTCATATTTAAAGATTGGTTTATTGCTTGTTTTGCCAATTTTATTGCCAAAGGACCGCGAGCAATTATCTTCTTTGCTAAATTCTTTGCCTCTTCTAATAATTTATCTTTTGGATATACTTTATTAACTAAACCAATTCTCAATGCTTCATTAGCATCAATCATTTCGCCGGTAAAAATTAATTCCTTGGCAATTCCTGCACCACATATTCTTGGCAACCGGATATTTCCGCCAAAACCAGGAATTATTCCCAATTTTACTTCTGGCTGACCAATTTTTGCATCTTCTGCCATTAATCTAATATCACAAGCCAAAGCAATCTCACAACCACCACCCAAGGCATAGCCATTGATTGCCGCAATCACAACTTGGGGAAGATTCTCAATCTTAGAAAGTAAACGATGACCATTACAAGCAAACCTTTCAGCATCAAAAGGAGAAAAATTTACCATTTCAGAAATATCTGCACCAGCAACAAAAGCCTTTCCTTCGCCAGTAATGATTAAAACCCGAATTTTCTCATTCTCTTTTATCAAATCAATCGCCTT
Proteins encoded in this region:
- a CDS encoding peptidyl-prolyl cis-trans isomerase, translated to MIRKKTILTLIISAFLFNLFATNNFLTPLYNCYLTKEWEKGINYLDSLLSLEKNPEKIIILLIEKGDIYFDKLRDYKKAEEIYQEIINNYKKSKLLPEVYYRVGLLKELQEDYLNAAQIYEKVAVEYPKSKYAEDALDAIERCFKKNYMEKVAIVDGWPITQIEFDERISRNPTAYEKYEDKLKLLYEMIDERLLYCEAKKKNLFPLIKDNYEEHRKMLLFQQWYNDEIVNKVKVSKKEKKDYYKKNKGIYIKEEQVKAREILVKDLQTALDLREKFLKNELIFDSVAKDTTINLSPHKQGDLGYFRKGTYDKTIEKVAFKLKVGEISKPIKTKDGYILLKCEDKKPKEVKKFKDVEGDIELRIKNEKINKYYEEKIKSLMASASPVIDTQAIKENREEIAKFNNITIKNSQLQERISKLPPFVRPQFETPEGKARLVENIIQEYLILKEAESVKCYLRNGVFGPLQERLKSLLINELKKEEISNKVIIKEEELKKDYKTNLKDFFVPEQVKAREIVVRSKELADKVRMKLLKEKIPFDSLVKEYSVSQTKYFGGDLGYFSKDDKHKPKEVISFAFQANKGEVSKPIKLNDTTFVIIKKEDHKKAHYRPFDEVKDKIERKLRKEKEEQLYNEFIADLRKKANIEILLKEEQEKQEEEK
- the tsaE gene encoding tRNA (adenosine(37)-N6)-threonylcarbamoyltransferase complex ATPase subunit type 1 TsaE → MKIKTYSEEETIQFGEKLAKKLKKGDILAFYGELGSGKTTLIKGIVSGLSYKKPIKSPSFIIVAIYQTEFPIYHIDLYRLENIKEINNIGLLDYIYGDGISLIEWAEKIEELLPKKRINIKIFITGEKEREIEIEGL
- a CDS encoding acetyl-CoA C-acetyltransferase; the protein is MYIIGAKRTPIGRFLSSLASFKATELGAIAIKGALEQAGIPKEKVDGVIMGHVCPAGLGQAPARQAQIKAGIPPEIPSLTVNKVCGSGLISVVLACQAIKAGDAKVMIAGGQESMSNVPYYLYGLRTGVRMGEVKLVDGMIYDGIWCAFEDVHMGMLAEFTAERSSITREMQDKFAYESHMKAVRATKEGRFNEEIIPITIPQKKGEPTVVKEDEGPRPDTSLEKLAQLRPAFKPDGTVTAGNASQISDGAAAVVVASEDIVKEYKLKPLAKIVAYAVGSLEPKMLFYAPVKAIRKILDILKVNIDYFDLIEINEAFAAQVLADGKELNWDWNKVNVKGGGVALGHPIGASGTRILVTLIYALKEIKKTKGLAAICLGGGEAVAMAIEVI
- a CDS encoding enoyl-CoA hydratase-related protein, which gives rise to MDFKNIILEYEEEIAILKVNRPQVLNALNNETILELEKAIDLIKENEKIRVLIITGEGKAFVAGADISEMVNFSPFDAERFACNGHRLLSKIENLPQVVIAAINGYALGGGCEIALACDIRLMAEDAKIGQPEVKLGIIPGFGGNIRLPRICGAGIAKELIFTGEMIDANEALRIGLVNKVYPKDKLLEEAKNLAKKIIARGPLAIKLAKQAINQSLNMSIDQAKEWEIKLFALNFSSKEAKEGLKAFLEKREPNWKKEE